One genomic window of Opisthocomus hoazin isolate bOpiHoa1 chromosome 16, bOpiHoa1.hap1, whole genome shotgun sequence includes the following:
- the CCNL2 gene encoding cyclin-L2 isoform X2, which translates to MNDSLRTDVFVRFQPESIACACIYLAARTLEIPLPNRPHWFLLFGATEEEIQEICLKILQLYTRKKVDLSDLESKVEKKKLAIEEAKAQAKGLVPEGAPSLDNTSGFSPVPKNESPKEVKGNKPSPLPVQAMKNAKRKMEGAKRTSSNSPVNGVQKGRESRSRSGSRDQSYSRSPSRSPSPKHRKSESYSTSSGSKSHSRSRSRSDSPPRQFNHSSSYKGSKVRSYKKSKDYKYSTHKPRKSRSRSSSRSRSRSRERSDHSGKYKKKSHYYRNHRHERSRSYERASHRYDRDHPGHSRHRR; encoded by the exons ATGAATGATAGCCTGAGAACAGATGTCTTTGTAAGATTCCAGCCAGAAAGCATTGCCTGTGCGTGTATTTACCTCGCAGCTAGGACACTGGAG ATTCCCCTTCCTAATCGTCCACACTGGTTTTTACTCTTTGGAGCAACAGAGGAAGAGATTCAAGAAATCTGCTTAAAAATTTTGCAACTCTATACTCGgaaaaag GTTGATTTGTCTGATCTGGAAAGTAAAGTAGAGAAGAAGAAATTAGCTATTGAAGAGGCAAAAGCACAAGCTAAAGGGCTAGTACCCGAGGGAGCCCCAAGTTTGGATAACACATCAGGATTTTCCCCCGTACCAAAAAATG AGTCTCCAAAAGAGGTTAAAGGAAATAAACCTTCACCACTACCTGTTCAGGCAATGAAAAATGCTAAAAGGAAAATGGAGGGAGCAAAAAGAACGAGTTCAAATAGCCCAGTAAACGG TgttcagaaaggaagagaaagcagaagtcgAAGTGGAAGTAGAGATCAAAGTTACTCAAGATCTCCATCCAGGTCCCCATCCCCCAAGCACAG GAAAAGTGAAAGTTACTCCACATCAAGCGGTTCCAAATCCCACAGCCGTTCTAGGAGCCGCAGTGACTCTCCTCCGAGACAGTTCAACCACAGTTCTAGCTACAAAGGTTCCAAGGTGAGAAGCTACAAGAAATCAAAAGACTACAAATACTCGACACACAAACCACGGAAATCGCGCAGCAGGAGTTCGTCACGTTCCAGGAGCCGATCCCGGGAGCGCTCTGACCATTCAGGGAAGTACAAGAAGAAGAGTCACTACTACAGAAATCACAGGCATGAGCGTTCACGCTCCTACGAGCGAGCAAGTCATCGCTATGACCGAGACCATCCTGGCCACAGTAGGCATAGGCGATGA